Proteins encoded in a region of the Vicia villosa cultivar HV-30 ecotype Madison, WI linkage group LG5, Vvil1.0, whole genome shotgun sequence genome:
- the LOC131601817 gene encoding bifunctional nitrilase/nitrile hydratase NIT4A-like: MATINNGAVIGEVDKHIVRATVIQASTVYYDTPATLDKAERLLAEAASNGSQIVVFPEAFIGGYPHGANFSISIGIRPDKGSEDFRKYHASAIDVPGPEVDRLAAMAGKYKVHLVVGAIERDGYTLYCSILFFDSEGNYIGKHRKLMPTSIERVIWGFGDGSTIPVFDTPIGKIGGVICWENKMPLLRTAMYAKGVQIYCAPTADDRPVWQATATHIALEGGCFVLSSNQFCRRKDYPAAPEYNFEGSKKELTPDSVVCAGGSVIISPLGEVLAGPNYEGEGLITADLDLKEIVRAKFEFDSVGHYSRPEVLSLTVNDHPTKPVTFKSKTTNAEEKTN, translated from the exons ATGGCAACCATCAACAACGGAGCAGTCATCGGCGAGGTTGACAAACACATTGTTCGAGCCACTGTCATTCAGGCTTCCACCGTCTACTATGACACTCCGGCCACTTTAGATAAGGCTGAGAGATTGCTGGCTGAAGCTGCTAGCAATGGATCCCAGATTGTTGTTTTTCCAGAAGCATTTATCGGTGGCTATCCGCATGGTGCTAATTTTAGTATTTCCATTGGTATCCGCCCAGACAAGGGTAGCGAGGATTTCAGGAAGTATCATGCTTCTGCCATTGATGTGCCTG GTCCTGAGGTTGATAGATTGGCAGCAATGGCAGGAAAGTATAAAGTACATTTAGTGGTGGGTGCAATTGAGAGAGATGGCTACACACTTTATTGTAGCATCTTATTCTTTGATTCTGAAGGTAATTACATAGGAAAACACAGGAAACTGATGCCAACATCAATTGAACGTGTTATATGGGGATTTGGAGATGGATCAACCATTCCAGTGTTTGATACTCCAATTGGAAAAATAGGTGGAGTGATTTGTTGGGAGAATAAGATGCCACTGTTAAGAACAGCCATGTATGCTAAAGGTGTGCAGATATATTGTGCACCAACTGCTGATGACAGGCCAGTGTGGCAAGCAACAGCGACTCATATCGCGCTTGAAGGTGGATGTTTCGTTTTGTCGTCGAACCAGTTCTGTAGGAGGAAGGATTATCCAGCTGCTCCAGAGTATAATTTTGAAGGTTCAAAAAAGGAACTTACACCTGATTCTGTTGTATGTGCTGGAGGTAGTGTTATTATATCACCTTTAGGTGAGGTTTTGGCTGGACCAAATTATGAGGGAGAGGGTCTCATAACAGCAGACTtag ATCTTAAGGAGATTGTAAGAGCTAAGTTCGAGTTTGATTCTGTTGGACACTATTCCAGACCTGAAGTCCTCAGCTTGACTGTCAATGATCATCCAACAAAGCCAGTTACTTTTAAATCCAAGACAACAAACGCAGAAGAGAAGACCAACTAG